AAATTAGCTCAGCTTAGCCTAAAATCCAGAAACAGCCAAAACAAGCTGATACTTAAGCTGAAAACACACCTACCAGCACCTGTAATCCagtaattaacacatttattatgtggGGAAgtatgcacatttaaaaaaaaaaaaacagcagttaaTGTGCTGTCTccccacatttttttctttttagctaaGCTAAGCTGTATTTTAACTGACAGACATGAGAGTGGttagaggaaaagagagaactAGCTTATTATTACAAAATGTCAACCTGCTCCTTTAAGCTATTAGTCTTTTCAGAAAAGCAGAATTTCAACATGCCAGCGGCACAATATTCTAcatttctgatttgatttgtcGTTTTCTTTCAGCGCTATCAACTTATCTCATAAGATGTGGCCTTTTTGAGCTGTAAACCAGAACTGCTGAATGTCATTTAGACTCCTATTCAGACAGTTTGACAAACTCTTAGAAGGTGTGGGTGTTCCCCCTGTGTAGTTGTGTACTGTTAAGCAAGAAGGCTTTATGTCCTTTATTTATTGCCTCATGTGCATGTTGCCAAGCACAACCGAGATATTCTAAGAAAGAATCACATGATTTAATTTTGTCACAGCAGTGTATATGTGGCGGCATCACGGTAACATGGTGCACACTTTGCAGCCTGAAAAAAAGCTCTGCAGTGAACCTGCTCACAGCCTGAATGGCCAGAGTTTTAAGTCCAATCTAATGTAGACATTATAGAATGGTCTGAGGTCAGTTCACTTTAAGAGGAGGCAGATATTTAAAACTACTCAGCACAGGGTCAGATCCTATTACTTACAGAGTGATGTACAtgttgtttaaaataattattaatactTACAGCGGGAGCAATGGCATTACCCATTTCTTGTGGCTAATGCAAAAGTTATTTAACAGTACAGAAATGTCTCTACACTATGTAAGTGTAGAGAGGAGTAGAAATTAATATTAACTTGTATTTTTCTAATCTACCTTGACAGTGTGGTTAGTCATCCTAACAGATTTCTGCTTAATTTTCAGAAGCCTGCTCCACCCAAGCCTGAGGCCAAGCCCAAGAAGGCCATCGTCAAGGTGaagtacacgcacacacaaaattaTGCCTAATTTTTAGCCACAGAAATTTACAAGAGTCTGAGGTTCTTGGTTGCCCCTCAATACCAGCCAGTGTGCATGACCAAGGTCACTTGatatggaaaacaaaacaaacacacatacacacacacacacacacacaccaaacacacacacacacacacacacacaaagtttccAAGGTTACAAAATTTAGACAACAATGCAATACTTTATTAgggtttgttttgaatttgaaagtaCTGTAAGATTATTTGAGGAATACTAAGATAAGATTCTTACTTCCCTACAGctattacattttataaatatttttaattacttACTTAAATTGCAGATGACTCTTGCTGTTATAATGCAGCTGGAATTGGGAATGTTTGGAATGCATGAGGATGTTAAGATATGGTATCACATGACTTTGGTCAACATATACATCttatacattatttattttgaaaatgcacaaacaacaaGCCTTATATGTCCTACTATTTAGGGTTgggttgtttaaaaaatatgtaaattatcCTTATTTATTCCTAAGATCTATTCAAAATGTCAATAAGATAGTAAAAATGTTGAGATTACAAccaaatgaagccaaaataccctcCATAACGGACTCTGACATATTGTTATGGTaacgtcatttggagccaggaAATGCGCAGAATGTCCCACCCCTTCCACTattcaaaaaacacattaacttACTGATGAAAGGTCAAAGATCAAAGGTTGTTACCTATAATGCAaccagtcagtagggggagctccaaatgttttgacTTCCCTTTCGGTGAACAGTTCTGCTAtgtattatgtatttttttaaccgTCTATGGCTGTTACCTGTATGTCAGTCAGCTCGTTGCATCGTTACTGTGAGAAATCCACTCTACTCTCGTCCTTGCAGTTTGGTTAGTTATAGTTTAAATAAGCACAAAACAGAACATAATTGTTATTATAAAAATAACCTATATTTCTGCCATTTACAATCTTAGTTCCCAACCCTACTTATATGTACTTTCTTCAATGCAGAAGGTGGCAGACGATAAGGGGGCTAAGGCAAAGAAAGGCGGAGCTAAGGGGAAGAAGGAAGACGGCCCCGCCCAGAACGGAGACACCAAGACCAATGAGGtatgaggaagaaaaacatgttgctgaaaggagaaaaaaaatcacttagacaaacaacaactaaatattatttttccCCCTATTTTGTCACTTTGTGCGTGAACATAATCACATTTAATCTTTGATCCTCCACACTTCTTccaatcacacatacacacacacacacacacacacacacacacacacacacacacacacacacacacacacagatctatgTGTCTCGTCCGTCTGTCAGGGTGTCCTCCAACAGAAGCACTGCTCCCTCCTTGATGTCAGTGAGAGGGCAGAGTGAGACAGTCAGAGTTAAGGGTACGGTCGAGTGTGTCTAACCCgtctttgaagtgtgtgtgtgtttgaacactAACTCAGTATTACTTAAACAGAACTTGTGTGTTAATCAAGCAAACATTTACCCAGTGTGCTTTGCAGTGCTGTGGCATCTTAAACAGAGAATGAGTCTTTAATGAGGTAGAGGGTGAAGAAGAGAAGTGAGGCCGTCTGTATTTTTCTGTGTCCGTGTGCAGTGAAGTGGGCCAAGGACAACTTTTGACACATGGAGGTCTTGCTGCTCTCACTGGGATGTGAAATGTGGTTGGCTGCTCTGTTCTTAGACAGCTGGCTCCACCAGTGGTCAGGCAGAGGAAATGTAGACAGATGTTCACTCCAGTGAGATCACACCATCCACATTTCATTTCCTTGTCCAGCTCATGTTGATTCCTGCAGATACCAGAGGAGGGGTTCTGTGCAAGTTAGTTAAAACTGCTTGCTAGAGAGGAACCTATAACAATTATAAAATTTGATAGATATAGACAGAGTAAATTATTAACCCCAAAGAAAATAGGACAATATTTTAGTCTTAATTTGAGAGATTTTAGGCACAGAAACACATCTCTTTACTCACCAGCCCTGAGCTCACCTTGGTTTGTAAATCCTAAATTAAAGGGTTAGTTCACCAAATCACCAAAAGACTTATGCAATCCCAATACAATAAGGGTGAAAGTGTAATTTCCCAAAAGTAAGCGGTTTCCTGTTTACGGCCTTGTTGGATGCTTAAACTGCATGTATGACAGGCATGTAAAAGAACtgtatagaaataatcaatcttctGTTCTGGTTTGCTTTAGTTGGTCACATAGAGGCATCTGTATTCATGTCAGTCTGTTTCTTAACCAActacaaactccacacaggagCTTTTGTAAACTTAGGACTTTACTACTTTTTCCCTACATAAATAGCCCCAACAACTACTGACTTTAACGTTAAGAGATGTAAAACATCAAACGGCAGCTCGTAAAACTAAAACTATTCTCTACCAAACGCTGTATGATGACATCCAGTCATGTCTCTCTAATGGGTGCATTGTATCTTCAGGAAAGTGATC
The Labrus mixtus chromosome 12, fLabMix1.1, whole genome shotgun sequence genome window above contains:
- the hmgn3 gene encoding high mobility group nucleosome-binding domain-containing protein 3 isoform X7, encoding MPKRKSADGPEGKEASKVTKQLPTRRSARLSAKPAPPKPEAKPKKAIVKKVADDKGAKAKKGGAKGKKEDGPAQNGDTKTNEIYVSRPSVRVSSNRSTAPSLMSVRGQSETVRVKGN
- the hmgn3 gene encoding high mobility group nucleosome-binding domain-containing protein 3 isoform X2 → MPKRKSADGPEGKEASKVTKQLPTRRSARLSAKPAPPKPEAKPKKAIVKVADDKGAKAKKGGAKGKKEDGPAQNGDTKTNEIYVSRPSVRVSSNRSTAPSLMSVRGQSETVRVKDLRYPPFNGKKVNKGIKKAPFTRN
- the hmgn3 gene encoding high mobility group nucleosome-binding domain-containing protein 3 isoform X9, with amino-acid sequence MPKRKSADGPEGKEASKVTKQLPTRRSARLSAKPAPPKPEAKPKKAIVKVADDKGAKAKKGGAKGKKEDGPAQNGDTKTNEVTEAADEATEEKA
- the hmgn3 gene encoding high mobility group nucleosome-binding domain-containing protein 3 isoform X5, translated to MPKRKSADGPEGKEASKVTKQLKPAPPKPEAKPKKAIVKKVADDKGAKAKKGGAKGKKEDGPAQNGDTKTNEIYVSRPSVRVSSNRSTAPSLMSVRGQSETVRVKDLRYPPFNGKKVNKGIKKAPFTRN
- the hmgn3 gene encoding high mobility group nucleosome-binding domain-containing protein 3 isoform X1 — encoded protein: MPKRKSADGPEGKEASKVTKQLPTRRSARLSAKPAPPKPEAKPKKAIVKKVADDKGAKAKKGGAKGKKEDGPAQNGDTKTNEIYVSRPSVRVSSNRSTAPSLMSVRGQSETVRVKDLRYPPFNGKKVNKGIKKAPFTRN
- the hmgn3 gene encoding high mobility group nucleosome-binding domain-containing protein 3 isoform X3; translated protein: MPKRKSADGPEGKEASKVTKQLPTRRSARLSAPAPPKPEAKPKKAIVKKVADDKGAKAKKGGAKGKKEDGPAQNGDTKTNEIYVSRPSVRVSSNRSTAPSLMSVRGQSETVRVKDLRYPPFNGKKVNKGIKKAPFTRN
- the hmgn3 gene encoding high mobility group nucleosome-binding domain-containing protein 3 isoform X6, with protein sequence MPKRKSADGPEGKEASKVTKQLKPAPPKPEAKPKKAIVKVADDKGAKAKKGGAKGKKEDGPAQNGDTKTNEIYVSRPSVRVSSNRSTAPSLMSVRGQSETVRVKDLRYPPFNGKKVNKGIKKAPFTRN
- the hmgn3 gene encoding high mobility group nucleosome-binding domain-containing protein 3 isoform X8 — translated: MPKRKSADGPEGKEASKVTKQLPTRRSARLSAKPAPPKPEAKPKKAIVKKVADDKGAKAKKGGAKGKKEDGPAQNGDTKTNEVTEAADEATEEKA
- the hmgn3 gene encoding high mobility group nucleosome-binding domain-containing protein 3 isoform X4 yields the protein MPKRKSADGPEGKEASKVTKQLPTRRSARLSAPAPPKPEAKPKKAIVKVADDKGAKAKKGGAKGKKEDGPAQNGDTKTNEIYVSRPSVRVSSNRSTAPSLMSVRGQSETVRVKDLRYPPFNGKKVNKGIKKAPFTRN